In Streptomyces sclerotialus, the DNA window CCTGGTACTCGCGCAGGAACGCCAGCACCGCGGGGTTGGACGACGGCAGCTCGGTGTACGTGCCCAGCCCGAAGGCGGGATTCTGCTTGCGGATCTCGATCATGCGCCGGGTCCAGTGCAGCAGGGACGACGGCGAGGACATCGCGGCCTCGACGTTGGTCACCTGGTAGCCGTGGACCGGATCCATGATCGTGGGCAGGAAGAGCCGCCCCGGATCGCAGGAGGAGAAGCCGGCGTTGCGGTCCGGCGTCCACTGCATGGGGGTGCGCACCGCGTCCCGGTCGCCCAGCCAGATGTTGTCGCCCATGCCGATCTCGTCGCCGTAGTACAGGATCGGCGTGCCGGGCAGCGAGAGCAGCAGGGCGGTGAACAGCTCGATCTGGTTGCGGTCGTTGTCCAGCAGGGGCGCGAGCCGGCGGCGGATGCCGATGTTGGCGCGCATCCGCGGGTCTTTGGCGTACTCCGCGTACATGTAGTCGCGCTCTTCGTCCGTGACCATTTCGAGGGTCAGCTCGTCGTGGTTGCGGAGGAAGATGCCCCACTGGCAGCCGGACGGGATCTCCGGTGTCTTGGCGAGGATTTCCGAGACCGGGTACCGGGACTCGCGGCGTACCGCCATGAAGATCCGCGGCATCACCGGGAAGTGGAACGCCATGTGGCACTCGTCGCCGCCGGTCTCCGGGTCGCCGAAGTAGTCGACCACGTCCTCCGGCCACTGGTTGGCCTCGGCCAGCAGCACCGTGTCCGGGTAGTGCGCGTCGACCATGGCGCGCACCCGCTTGAGGAAGGCGTGCGACTGCGGGAGGTTCTCGCAGTTGGTGCCCTCCTCGGCGTAGAGGTAGGGCACGGCGTCCAGCCGGAAGCCGTCGATGCCCAGGTCCAGCCAGAACCGGAGCGCGGAGATCATCTCCTCCTGGACCGCCGGGTTCTCGTAGTTCAGGTCCGGCTGGTGGGAGAAGAAGCGGTGCCAGAAGTACTGCTTGCGTACCGGGTCGAAGGTCCAGTTGGACGCCTCGGTGTCGACGAAGATGATCCGGGCGTCCTGGTACTGCTTGTCGTCGTCCGCCCAGACGTAGTAGTCGCCGTACGGCCCGTCGGGGTCGCTGCGGGACTCCTGGAACCACGGATGCTGGTCACTGGTGTGGTTCATCACCATGTCGATGATCACCCGCATGCCGCGCTGGTGCGCGGCGTCCACGAACTCCACGAAGTCGGCGAGGTCACCGAACTCCGGCAGCACCGAGGTGTAGTCGCTGACGTCGTAACCGCCGTCCCGCAGGGGGGACTTGAAGAACGGCGGCAGCCAGAGGCAGTCGACGCCCAGCCACTGCAGATGATCCAGCTTGGCCGTCAGGCCCTTCAGGTCGCCGATGCCGTCCCCGTTGCTGTCCTGGAACGAGCGCACCAGGACTTCGTAGAAGACGGCCCGCTTGAACCATTCGGGATCGCGGTCCTTGGCCGGAGTGTCCTCGAACGTGTCGGGGACGGGCTCGTTGACGATCAATTGGGTGACCCTCCGATCGGTGAGGACGGTCGCAGGGACAGTACGTGCGCGGGCGCCATGGCGCGTCCCGGCTCAAGGCGCACATAGTTGTCCCTGCCCCAGTGGTAGGTCTCGCCGGTGAGCTCGTCGCGCACCGGTACGGACTCGTGCCGGTCGAGGCCGAGCTCCGGCATGTCCAACGACACCGTCGCCTCGTGGGTGTGGTGCGGGTCCAGGTTCACGACCGTGATGACCACGTCGGCGCCCTCACGCTTGGAGTAGGCGAGGACCGCGTCGTTGTCGACATGATGGAAGTGCAGATCACGCAACTGCTGGAGTGCCGGATGGCGGCGGCGCAGCCGGTTGAGTGCCGTGATGAGGGGAGCGATGCTACGGCCCTCACGGCCCGCTGTCTGCCAATCGCGGGGACGCAGCTGATACTTCTCCGAATCCAGGTACTCCTCGCTCCCGTCTCGTACCGGAGTCCCCTCGCAGAGCTCGTAACCGGCGTAGACCCCCCACGTCGGGGACAGCGTGGCCGCGAGCACCGCGCGTACCTCGAAGGCCGCCCGGCCGCCGTGCTGGAGGTACGCGTGGAGGATGTCCGGCGTGTTCACGAAGAGGTTCGGCCGCATGTAGGAGGCCGATTCGCGGGACAGCTCGGTGAGGTACTCGGTCAGCTCGTGCTTGGAGTTGCGCCAGGTGAAGTAGGTGTAGGACTGCTGGAAGCCGACCTGCGCGAGGGTGCGCATCATGGCGGGGCGGGTGAACGCCTCCGCCAGGAAGATCACGTCCGGATCGGTGCGGTTGATGTCCGAGATGACCTTCTCCCAGAACACCACCGGCTTGGTGTGCGGGTTGTCCACCCGGAAGATGCGGACGCCCTTCTCCATCCAGAAGCGCAGCAGCCGCTCCGTCTCCTTCACCAGCCCGCGGAAGTCCGCGTCGAAGGCGATCGGGTGGATGTCCTGGTATTTCTTCGGCGGGTTCTCGGCGTACGCGATGGTCCCGTCGGCGCGGTGGTGGAACCACTCCGGATGCTTGTCCAGCCAGGGGTGGTCCGGCGAGCACTGCAGGGCGAAGTCCAGCGCCACCTCCATCCGCAGGTCCCGCGCGGTGCGCACGAAGTGCGCGAAGTCCTCGAAGGTGCCCAGGTCCGGGTGGAGGGCGTCGTGCCCGCCCTCGGCCGAGCCGATCGCCCACGGCGAGCCGACGTCGTGCGGGCCCGCGGAGAGCGCGTTGTTCGGGCCCTTGCGGTGGGTCGTGCCGATCGGGTGGACCGGTGGCAGGTAGACCACGTCGAAGCCCATCGCGGCGACCTCCGGCAGCCGCTCGGCGGCGGTCCGGAAATTGCCGCTGACCAGGGTCCCGTCGGGCGCCTCGTACGCCCCCTCCGAACGCGGGAACATCTCGTACCAGGAGCCGTACAGCGCCCGGCGCCGCTCCACCAGCAGCGGCATCGGCCGGGAGGCGCTGACCAGTTCGCGCAGCGGGTGCCGGCCGAGGATCTCCAGGGCCTCGGGGGTGAGCGCGGCGGCCAGCCGGGTGGCCGCCGGCAGGCTCTCGTCGCGCAGCGTGTCGGCCACCCGGAGAATCGATTCGCGCCCCGCGTTCTTCGGCACCCCGGCCGCCGCCCGCTCGTGCAGATCGGCGCCTTCGGCCAGTACCGGACCGGTGTCCTGACCGGCCGGGATCTTGACCTGCGCCACGTGCCGCCAGGTGCTCACCGGGTCCGACCAGGCCTCCACGGTGTACGTCCAGCGGCCCTCGGCATCCGGGGTGACCGTGGCGCCCCAGCGGTCGGTCCCCGGCGCCAGCTCCCGCATCGGCGTCCACGGGCCGCTCCTGCCGTTCGGATCGCGCAGTACGACATTGGCCGCGACCGCGTCATGGCCTTCCCGGAAGACCGTGGCGGACACTTCGAAGGATTCGCCGGTCACCGCCTTGGCCGGGCGGCGCCCGCAGTCGATCTGGGGACGGACGTCCAGGACGGGAATGCGACCGATCATGGGATCACCTGAGACTTGGGACACTTTGCGGGGTGTTGTCCTTTGTATCTCCGCGGCGGGCTTACGGGTTGCGGGCATGAACGGTCCTGTCGCCTTTCACTCGGTTGGAGGTGCGCAGGGCGGGACACGCAAGGGAAGGGCGCGTTCCGACTGAGCCTTCCCACGCGCCGCGGCCGGGCAATCCGCCCGCGGATGAACTACTCGTACGTAACAGCGCAAGCCGAGCACGCCGCGCGAACCGGCCGCCGCGCGGCGTCCGGACAGCAACGGACCGGCCCCGCCGTCGGGCGGAGCCGGCCGTCGTGCCCGGCCCGTAAGGGGACCGCGTCAGGAGTCCCCGACCCGCAGCAGCCGGTTCGGCGAGCCGAGGGCGCTCTGCACCTGGCCCTGCGAAGCGTGGCCCACCAGCTCCTTCTGGACCTGCTTCGGCGTCGCCTTCGGGTGCTCCGCCAGATACAGCGCGGCAGCGCCCGCGGCGTGCGGCGCGGCCATCGAGGTACCGGAGAGGGTCCTGACGGCCGTGTTCCCCGAGTGCCACGCCGACGTGATCCCCACACCCGGCGCGAACAGGTCCACGGCCGGGCCCCAGTTGGAGAACTCCGCGCGGACGTCCTTGCTGCTGGTGGCGCCGACGGTGACGGCCTCCCGCACCCGGGCGGGTGAGAACAGGTCGGCCGGCAGCCCGTCGTTCCCGGCCGCGACGGTGAACGTCACCCCGGCGGCGACCGCGTTGCGTACCGCCTGGTCCAGCTGCGGCGAGGGCATGCTGCCCAGACTCAGGTTGGCCACGGCGGGCTTCCGGGCGTGCTGCGCCACCCAGTCGATGCCGGCGATGACATTGGCGGTGGTGCCGGAGCCCTTCGCGTCCAGCACCCGTACGGAGACGATGCCGGCCTTCTTGGCCACGCCGTGTTTCTCACCCGCAATGGTGGCGGCCACATGGGTGCCGTGGCCGTTGGTGTCACTCGCGTCCGCGTCGTCACCGACGAAGTCCCACCCGCTTCTGACCCGCCCGCCGAAGTCGCTGTGACCGGCGCGTACGCCGGTGTCCAGCACGTACACCTCCACCCCGGCACCGCTCCCGGGCGCGGTGTAGGACTTGTCCAGCGGCAGGCTCTTCTGGTCGATCCGGTCCAGGCCCCAGGACGGCGGGTTCTTCTGGGTGGTCCCGGGGGCCGCGGCGGTGTCCGTCAGCCGTACCGTGCGGTTCTGGCTCACCGCGGCCACCGCCGGGTCGGCCGCGAGACGCCGGGCCTGGGTCTCGTTCGCCCGTACCGCGTAGCCGTTGATGGCCTTGTGGTACGTCCGGCGGATCGCCACCCCGTACTTGGCCGCCAGGTTCTTCCCCGCCGCGGACCGCGCCTCGACACCCCGGGTGCCCGCCTTGAGGGTGACGATGTAACTGCTGTTCACCGCGCCGGACGCCCCCGCTCCCAGAATCCGGCCTTCGGGCGGCGCGGCGTGGGCCGGCAGCGTGGCGGCACAGAGCAGGGCCGCCGAGGCGGCGGCCGTACCCCCTGCCGTCAGCCGTCGCCGGGCTATTCGTGTCCAGGCCATGTACGGAGTTCCCCTCTTCAACTCGACAGGCGGGCAAGGGTGTTGCGGTCCTGTGGCGCCGGCTGCCGCACCGCGCTCCACGGACGCCATCCTGCAGCCTTCCGTGACCCAGGAGTCAGTACAAGAGCGGACGAGGGGGCGGAATCGGCCATATCGGGTGGGCTGTGCATGGCGAAGGTTGCGGTGATTTCTGGCCGGATTCCCGCGCCCCGGCAGCCCTCGCGCCCACCGGGGCGCCCCCGGCCGGACCCCGCGGGGCGCTCCAGGGCAGGCACCTCAGCCAAGAGGCGTACGCCCCGGTCGGCAAGGGGCGCACAGGTGCACACCTGGCGCGCGGGGCGGGCCTTTCGAGCGGTTGTCAGCGGCACGAAGCGCGCGCTGTGGTTGCCGCGGGCGGCCCGCCGCTACGGTCGGAGCGT includes these proteins:
- the treS gene encoding maltose alpha-D-glucosyltransferase → MIVNEPVPDTFEDTPAKDRDPEWFKRAVFYEVLVRSFQDSNGDGIGDLKGLTAKLDHLQWLGVDCLWLPPFFKSPLRDGGYDVSDYTSVLPEFGDLADFVEFVDAAHQRGMRVIIDMVMNHTSDQHPWFQESRSDPDGPYGDYYVWADDDKQYQDARIIFVDTEASNWTFDPVRKQYFWHRFFSHQPDLNYENPAVQEEMISALRFWLDLGIDGFRLDAVPYLYAEEGTNCENLPQSHAFLKRVRAMVDAHYPDTVLLAEANQWPEDVVDYFGDPETGGDECHMAFHFPVMPRIFMAVRRESRYPVSEILAKTPEIPSGCQWGIFLRNHDELTLEMVTDEERDYMYAEYAKDPRMRANIGIRRRLAPLLDNDRNQIELFTALLLSLPGTPILYYGDEIGMGDNIWLGDRDAVRTPMQWTPDRNAGFSSCDPGRLFLPTIMDPVHGYQVTNVEAAMSSPSSLLHWTRRMIEIRKQNPAFGLGTYTELPSSNPAVLAFLREYQDDLVLCVHNFSRFAQPTELDLQSFDGRHPVELIGGVRFPAIGQLPYLLTLAGHGFYWFRLRKDAVA
- a CDS encoding alpha-1,4-glucan--maltose-1-phosphate maltosyltransferase, whose protein sequence is MIGRIPVLDVRPQIDCGRRPAKAVTGESFEVSATVFREGHDAVAANVVLRDPNGRSGPWTPMRELAPGTDRWGATVTPDAEGRWTYTVEAWSDPVSTWRHVAQVKIPAGQDTGPVLAEGADLHERAAAGVPKNAGRESILRVADTLRDESLPAATRLAAALTPEALEILGRHPLRELVSASRPMPLLVERRRALYGSWYEMFPRSEGAYEAPDGTLVSGNFRTAAERLPEVAAMGFDVVYLPPVHPIGTTHRKGPNNALSAGPHDVGSPWAIGSAEGGHDALHPDLGTFEDFAHFVRTARDLRMEVALDFALQCSPDHPWLDKHPEWFHHRADGTIAYAENPPKKYQDIHPIAFDADFRGLVKETERLLRFWMEKGVRIFRVDNPHTKPVVFWEKVISDINRTDPDVIFLAEAFTRPAMMRTLAQVGFQQSYTYFTWRNSKHELTEYLTELSRESASYMRPNLFVNTPDILHAYLQHGGRAAFEVRAVLAATLSPTWGVYAGYELCEGTPVRDGSEEYLDSEKYQLRPRDWQTAGREGRSIAPLITALNRLRRRHPALQQLRDLHFHHVDNDAVLAYSKREGADVVITVVNLDPHHTHEATVSLDMPELGLDRHESVPVRDELTGETYHWGRDNYVRLEPGRAMAPAHVLSLRPSSPIGGSPN
- a CDS encoding S8 family peptidase, which produces MAWTRIARRRLTAGGTAAASAALLCAATLPAHAAPPEGRILGAGASGAVNSSYIVTLKAGTRGVEARSAAGKNLAAKYGVAIRRTYHKAINGYAVRANETQARRLAADPAVAAVSQNRTVRLTDTAAAPGTTQKNPPSWGLDRIDQKSLPLDKSYTAPGSGAGVEVYVLDTGVRAGHSDFGGRVRSGWDFVGDDADASDTNGHGTHVAATIAGEKHGVAKKAGIVSVRVLDAKGSGTTANVIAGIDWVAQHARKPAVANLSLGSMPSPQLDQAVRNAVAAGVTFTVAAGNDGLPADLFSPARVREAVTVGATSSKDVRAEFSNWGPAVDLFAPGVGITSAWHSGNTAVRTLSGTSMAAPHAAGAAALYLAEHPKATPKQVQKELVGHASQGQVQSALGSPNRLLRVGDS